One Archangium violaceum genomic window, GGCGTGCTGATGATGGGCCCTCCGGGTACCGGCAAGACGCTGCTGGCCCGCGCGGTGGCCGGTGAGGCCGGGGTTCCCTTCTTCTCCATCTCCGGCTCGGACTTCGTGGAGATGTTCGTGGGCGTGGGCGCCAGCCGCGTGCGCGACCTGTTCGAGCAGGGCAAGAAGAACGCCCCCTGCATCATCTTCATCGACGAGATCGACGCCGTGGGCCGTCACCGTGGCGCGGGCCTCGGCGGTGGTCACGACGAGCGCGAGCAGACGCTCAACCAGCTCCTGGTGGAGATGGACGGCTTCGAGTCCAACGAGGGCGTCATCCTCATCGCCGCCACCAACCGTCCGGACGTGTTGGACCCCGCGCTCCAGCGCCCGGGCCGCTTCGACCGGCGCATCGTGGTGCCCCGTCCCGACCTGAAGGGCCGCCTGGGCGTGCTCAAGGTGCACACCCGCCGCGTGCCGCTGGCTCCGGAAGTGGACCTCGAGGTCATCGCCCGTGGTACTCCGGGCATGACGGGCGCGGACCTGGAGAATCTGGTCAACGAGTCGGCGCTGATGGCCGCCCGCCAGAACAAGGAGCGCGTGGACCTCAGCGACTTCGAGCAGGCCAAGGACAAGGTCTTCATGGGCCCCGAGCGCAAGTCCATGATCATGACCGAGAAGGAGAAGCGGAACACCGCCGTCCACGAGGCCGGCCACGCGCTCATCGCCAAGCTGCTGCCGGGCTGCGATCCCCTCCACAAGGTCACCATCATCCCGCGCGGCCAGGCCCTGGGTCTCACCTGGAGCCTGCCCACCGAGGACAAGGTCAACGGCTACAAGAAGCAGATCCTCGATCAGATCACCATGGCCATGGGTGGCCGCATCGCCGAGGAGCTGATCTTCAACGAGATGAGCTCGGGTGCGTCCAACGACATCGAGCGTGCCACCGAGACGGCGCGCGCCATGGTGTGCCGCTGGGGCATGAGCGACAAGCTGGGGCCCCTGGCCTTCGGCAAGAGCGACGGTGAGGTGTTCCTGGGCCGCGACTTCAACTCGGCCAAGGACTA contains:
- the ftsH gene encoding ATP-dependent zinc metalloprotease FtsH; the encoded protein is MRSTYKTIGLWVILIVLFVAFYNFFSTGSDQVQEPTFTQFLAKVEDKKVRAVSVKGNTYSGVFTDTDEKFRTTGPEADATVLEQLRKNNVDVKYEREEQNSLWLTILGQWMPVVFLFLFFIFFMRQLQGGSGKAMTFGKSKARLLNESHNKVTFADVAGADECKEELEEIVAFLKDPKKFTKLGGRIPKGVLMMGPPGTGKTLLARAVAGEAGVPFFSISGSDFVEMFVGVGASRVRDLFEQGKKNAPCIIFIDEIDAVGRHRGAGLGGGHDEREQTLNQLLVEMDGFESNEGVILIAATNRPDVLDPALQRPGRFDRRIVVPRPDLKGRLGVLKVHTRRVPLAPEVDLEVIARGTPGMTGADLENLVNESALMAARQNKERVDLSDFEQAKDKVFMGPERKSMIMTEKEKRNTAVHEAGHALIAKLLPGCDPLHKVTIIPRGQALGLTWSLPTEDKVNGYKKQILDQITMAMGGRIAEELIFNEMSSGASNDIERATETARAMVCRWGMSDKLGPLAFGKSDGEVFLGRDFNSAKDYSEDTARQIDAEVRGIVMGCYETGKRLLTEHLEGLKRVADALVEYETLDAEDVNILLQGGQLTRERPPPRVVAPPSKSTEKKDKRKILDALEGLPNMEPNKA